In Drechmeria coniospora strain ARSEF 6962 chromosome 03, whole genome shotgun sequence, the DNA window ggcttggccgccgacggaggcGCCGCGAGTTGGcctcccgccggcggcacagGCGGTTTGTGCTTGAGCAGAAAGTCACGTGGCGCTCCGAGCGAGAAGGATGCAATGATGGGATCTCTACCGAGGaagcgctcgtcgtcgctgtggAAGGAGATGCTGTCCAACCCCGAGGCGTAGTAGTTTACGAGGCAAAAGTTGAATTTTCCGTCCGTCACTGCTTCGGTGCGCTTTCGTAGGTCGTCGAGACATCTAGGTATCGGCCGAGGGGGGTATTTGTCATACCGCCTGTCCGCTGCCTCCGTGCCTGTCGTTTTGTCCATGACACGCCCATTCTCGTCAAAGCACGACGTGTCATCCAAGCCAAAAACAGTGGTCCATCTGCTAGGGCTTTAGCCGGTACAGTCTCGCGAGGGAGGGGTTGATGCAATGGACCTTGGTGTGCGGATGTGAGTCTGAACGCCTCCTCGCTTAATGTCATACTCGACTCTGTAGAACGGAAGCTCTGCGCGCAGGAAATGGAACAACGATTTCGCCATATCTCTCGGGATATAGGGCTCAAAGTACAGCAG includes these proteins:
- a CDS encoding DNA repair family protein — its product is MSKKRTIDAFFDRTPKRPKQEADDADGSAPIEEPPGTSRHSHYPFEIAYLPAVVTRALASLPASPGKAINHQPDLDLLYFEPYIPRDMAKSLFHFLRAELPFYRVEYDIKRGGVQTHIRTPSRWTTVFGLDDTSCFDENGRVMDKTTGTEAADRRYDKYPPRPIPRCLDDLRKRTEAVTDGKFNFCLVNYYASGLDSISFHSDDERFLGRDPIIASFSLGAPRDFLLKHKPPVPPAGGQLAAPPSAAKPLKYSLRSGDMILMRGRTQTHWLHSVPKRTGRNEYDGGRINITFRRAMTKDGTENYYNYNVGCGPAYRWNEQSSEMVAWKP